From Medicago truncatula cultivar Jemalong A17 chromosome 7, MtrunA17r5.0-ANR, whole genome shotgun sequence, a single genomic window includes:
- the LOC11442022 gene encoding probable small nuclear ribonucleoprotein G, translated as MSRSGQPPDLKKYMDKQLQIKLNANRMIVGTLRGFDQFMNLVVDNTVEVNGNEKNDIGMVVIRGNSVVTVEALEPVNRSI; from the exons ATGAGTAGGTCAGGGCAGCCACCAGATTTGAAGAA GTACATGGACAAACAGCTTCAAA TCAAGCTGAATGCAAATCGCATGATTGTTGGTACTCTCCGTGGCTTCGACCAATTTATGAATTTGGTTGTTGACAATACTGTGGAGGTGAATGGCAATGAGAAAAATGACATAGGGATGGTG GTGATCAGAGGAAATAGTGTGGTCACTGTAGAAGCGCTTGAACCAGTGAACAGAAGCATCTAA
- the LOC11442023 gene encoding auxin-responsive protein SAUR15, with protein sequence MLGKKIVSIKKLAKKVKVVGRVDSDPAHFKLLKECEEEEKKPITKQTGSKKCGVFALYVGEERQKYVVPTRYLSHPLFKMLLEKAYNEFGFEQKNGLVVPCSVSAFQEVVKAIECNNCKFDMGNIFDELI encoded by the coding sequence ATGTTAGGGAAAAAGATTGTATCTATCAAGAAACTAGCAAAAAAGGTGAAGGTTGTAGGTAGAGTTGACTCTGACCCTGCTCACTTTAAGTTGTTGAAGGAAtgtgaggaagaagaaaaaaaaccaatcaCAAAACAAACCGGGTCAAAAAAATGTGGTGTTTTTGCACTATATGTTGGGGAGGAACGACAGAAATATGTGGTTCCAACCAGGTACCTCTCACATCCATTATTCAAAATGTTGTTGGAGAAAGCATACAATGAATTTGGGTTTGAACAGAAGAATGGCTTGGTAGTTCCATGTAGTGTTTCAGCATTTCAAGAGGTTGTTAAGGCTATAGAATGTAATAATTGTAAGTTTGACATGGGAAATatttttgatgaattgatttgA
- the LOC11442024 gene encoding auxin-responsive protein SAUR15, whose translation MLGKKIVSIKKLAKKVKVIGRVDSDPAHFKLLKEYKEEEKNPTTKKVGSKKSGVFALYVGDERQRYVVPTQFLSHPLFKMLLEKAYNEFGFEQRNGLVVPCSVSAFHEVVNAIECNNCKFDMGNIFDELI comes from the coding sequence ATGTTAGGGAAAAAGATTGTATCGATCAAGAAACTTGCAAAAAAGGTAAAGGTTATAGGTAGAGTTGACTCTGACCCTGCTCACTTTAAGTTGTTGAAGGAAtataaggaagaagaaaaaaatccaaCCACAAAAAAAGTTGGGTCCAAAAAAAGTGGTGTTTTTGCACTATATGTTGGGGATGAACGACAGAGATACGTGGTTCCAACCCAGTTCCTCTCACATCCATTAttcaagatgttgttggagaAAGCATACAATGAATTTGGATTTGAACAGAGGAATGGCTTGGTAGTTCCATGTAGTGTTTCAGCATTTCATGAAGTGGTTAATGCTATAGAATGTAACAATTGTAAGTTTGACATGGGAAATatttttgatgaattgatttgA
- the LOC112416277 gene encoding uncharacterized protein, with protein MSTVETKGRNVGGTECSWCKAIRGGTGIAVLSLLITKPIDISRFQTSLHKLQNSHPILRSKLHTSSSSTDTTFSFLTSHTPFIKIESHNINVTSNILAKNKNDTVSISPLQQIMEHELNRNTWQDRTGIDTDMFVASIYAMPDEKTWVVVMRLHVAACDRTTAVSLLRELLVLMKDEEKEENVVVVEDVVPLAIEDLVPGRKGKKHIWARGLDVLSYSVNSFRFTNLKFNDTKNARFSQVVRMQLNQTDTKRVLDGCKQSRIKLCGAITAAGLMAAHSNKTNSSKKYGIITLTDCRSTLDPPLSNHNFGFYHAAILNNHVIKGGESLWELAKRTYGAFANSKNNDKHFTDMADMNFLMSKAIENPGLTSSLRTSIMSVFEDTVVDDDGMMQQEVGVEDYMGCASVHGLGPSMGIFDTIRDGRLDCVCVYPAPLHAREQMQELINKMKAILIEGGKTYEEY; from the exons ATGTCGACGGTTGAAACAAAAGGTCGTAATGTTGGTGGCACAGAATGTAGCTGGTGCAAAGCCATTCGTGGTGGCACCGGCATTGCAGTTTTATCACTACTCATCACAAAACCCATTGATATTTCCCGTTTTCAAACCTCACTCCACAAACTACAAAATTCCCATCCTATCCTCAGATCAAAACTCcacacatcatcatcatccacagaCACTACTTTCTCCTTTCTTACATCTCACACTCCTTTCATCAAAATCGAGTCTCACAACATCAATGTCACTTCCAACATTcttgcaaaaaacaaaaacgacaCTGTTTCTATTTCACCGTTGCAACAAATCATGGAACATGAACTGAACCGTAACACATGGCAAGATCGTACCGGTATTGATACTGACATGTTTGTTGCTAGCATTTATGCTATGCCTGATGAAAAAACATGGGTGGTGGTTATGAGACTTCATGTTGCAGCATGTGATAGAACAACTGCGGTTTCACTTTTGAGGGAGTTGCTTGTGTTGATGAAAGATGAGGAAAAAGAGgagaatgttgttgttgttgaggatGTTGTTCCTTTGGCGATTGAGGATCTTGTTCCTGGTCGTAAAGGGAAGAAACATATTTGGGCGCGTGGTTTAGACGTGCTTAGTTACTCTGTTAATTCTTTTAGGTTTactaatttgaaatttaatgatACAAAAAATGCTAGGTTTTCACAAGTGGTTAGAATGCAACTCAATCAAACTGACACCAAGAGGGTTTTAGAT GGTTGTAAGCAGAGTAGGATTAAGCTGTGTGGAGCAATAACTGCAGCGGGATTAATGGCTGCACATAGCAACAAGACTAATAGTTCTAAGAAGTACGGGATTATTACCCTCACTGATTGCCGGTCCACTCTTGACCCACCTCTCTCAAATCACAATTTTG GATTTTATCACGCTGCCATCCTCAACAACCACGTGATCAAAGGGGGAGAAAGTCTTTGGGAACTAGCCAAGAGAACTTATGGAGCATTTGCCAACTCTAAGAACAATGACAAGCACTTTACGGACATGGCTGACATGAACTTTCTTATGTCCAAGGCCATAGAGAACCCTGGTTTGACATCATCCTTAAGAACATCCATAATGTCGGTGTTTGAGGACACGGTGGTTGACGACGACGGCATGATGCAACAAGAGGTTGGAGTAGAGGACTACATGGGGTGTGCTTCGGTTCATGGTTTGGGACCATCTATGGGTATTTTTGACACCATAAGGGATGGAAGGCTAGATTGTGTGTGCGTGTATCCAGCCCCGTTGCACGCTAGAGAACAAATGCAAGAGCTTATTAACAAGATGAAGGCTATTCTTATTGAAGGTGGAAAAACTTACGAGGAATATTGA